ACGGAACGTGAGCGGCTCGCGAAGATCGAGGCCGATCAGCATAGTCTCGCTCGGGAAGCTGAGACGGTGCGGCGGGGATTGCGCGCGTATTATGGAAAGCTGGTGACGGAATTGCCGGTCGAACGCCTGAGCGAGCGCGAGTTTCGCGATGTGCTGGGTCAGGCAATCCGGGTTGGTGGTGGCGCCGCGATTGCCGCGCTCAAGGAGTTGGCTGCGCCCGCTGTCCAGGGTGAAACGCCCGCCGGATCGCCTCGCAAGCGGGCGACCGCTGCCCCCGCTGGCGGTGAGGATGCCTCCAAGACCGTGCATCCTTAGCGGAAAGGGGAGCGACGTTGGCGGGCGGAACGCCCCGCAAAAGGAGCGAGGTGGGGGAAACCGTTCGGGTTTCCCCCGCTCGTGCCAAAGGCACGACAAGGGGCCGGGAGCGGTCGGCCGCCCCGGCCTCCTTTTCGGTGCCTTGCCCGTCAGGCCGCTATGACGCGGCGCTTCTTCTTGATGGGCACGGCGGGTTCCTGATCGGCCCGCATGAAAACGTGAGTGGGGACGCGGTGGCCTTGGCTTGGGTTAAACAGGTCATAGAGGCTCGACTGGATGCCCGACCCTTCGCACAAGAGCGCTTCCACCGGCATAAGCTCGGCGATGTTGCGATTGCGCCGGAAGGCTTTGCCGTTGCCCCGGCCATAGAGTCCGAACGCGATGCACACGGCACCCCGTTGCGCGGCCCATGCGGCGGCGGCTGCATCCACCCCGAGACGCTGCCCGGTGGTGACAAGCACCATGTTCGGAATGCGCGTCCTGATCTGGTCGAGCCTGCCCCAGATGATACGCCAGTCATGCCAGTCCTGCGGACCGGACACGACGACGACGGGGCCTTGCGGGTCGTAGCGGTCGCGCCGCCGTTCGGATCGCGCCCGCAGGAAGTCGAGCGCTGAAATCTGGCTGGCGGTGGTGACATGGGACGCGCGCGACCCTTTGGCAGGCGACCATGGGCGACCGGCATAAGCGCGATACATCGCGGCGGCATAGTCGCGCATTGCCTCCATGGCGGTGCGCTGTTCGGCGACCGACTGGCATTCAAGCTGGGTGTCCTCAAGCTCCTTGTTGAACACCTCGCCCGGTTCCAGTCGGCGGGCCATGTCGCGCAAGGTGTCGGCAAGCCGATCCTCGCGGCCTTCCAGCCGGTTCGCGACAAAGTGGAAGCTGTTGACGAAGCCCCACGCCAATTCCGGCGCGAGCGGGTCCAGCCGCGTATCGCAGAGCAGGTCGAAAATGGCGGCG
This genomic stretch from Sphingomonas panacis harbors:
- a CDS encoding DUF2493 domain-containing protein, with translation MSKPTALRSVSSLADLPELYAELTATPDFVASFGDPIPLSIMEPGDEPAEHAMPDPIAAQAECGGIVAAIFDLLCDTRLDPLAPELAWGFVNSFHFVANRLEGREDRLADTLRDMARRLEPGEVFNKELEDTQLECQSVAEQRTAMEAMRDYAAAMYRAYAGRPWSPAKGSRASHVTTASQISALDFLRARSERRRDRYDPQGPVVVVSGPQDWHDWRIIWGRLDQIRTRIPNMVLVTTGQRLGVDAAAAAWAAQRGAVCIAFGLYGRGNGKAFRRNRNIAELMPVEALLCEGSGIQSSLYDLFNPSQGHRVPTHVFMRADQEPAVPIKKKRRVIAA